In Segatella copri, the DNA window ATTCGTAATCAAAGAAATAACCTATCTATATGGCAATATGGCAATTCTTTGACGCAAAAAAATATATATAAAACAGCATGCCCGACACAAAAAAAAGGGAAGCGCCGAAACGACACTTCCCCATGGATTGGATGAATCATATAATCATCGGTCTCGCGACATTTTATTCTGTGTATGCAGTCTTGTAGGCAGAGTCAAAGAACATAGCGCAAGAACCTACGCCAGTCTCATACTCATGCTGCTTCTGACCAGCTCTGTCATACTCCACTACATAGCCGTTACCATTATAGTCGGGATTGCCTTTATCGCCCAATCTATAAGAGAGCACGAAGATATGACCATTCAATGGGTCGGCGAAGATACCGCATGGGCTCACAGGCATCTCTGAGAGCGTCATCGTCTGTGCTTGCGTACTTCCTACTACGAGCACACTCACGCTAGGAGTTCCGCCATAAGGTGCATTGAGCACGAAGAAATGAGGACGAACCACCTCCACATCGCGTGTTGTTGCAGCACCAGTGGTTACGCATACAGCATAGTTGCCATCTGCCACCTTCTGTGACTTGCCCTCGGCGAAACTCACTGCACGTAGGGCATTCTCGCCATAAGCATTATAAGAAGCATCATAATACTGGTTGTCGAGAACATACAAAAGACCAGCAGCATAATAGATGCTGGTAGGATTGTTCACGCCCTCGATATTCTTAGTCTCTACATTGTCGTTGGAAAGATTGATGCAAGAGATGTTGCCACCACCAGCAGCATAGTTACTGTTGGCAACGTAGAGATTGCCATTGCCGAAGACCAAGCCCTCAGGATAGTTGCCCACCTTCCACTTCTTCTGAAGAGCAAAATCTGTGGTGTCCACGGCAGCTACATAGCCACCGTATGTGGTGAAATAAACCTTGCCACCGTCAGCGATGATATGGCGAGGCTCAGCACCCTCGGCTTTGCCCAGCAGGTCTGTAGTCTTGATTTGCTTGATACTCTGCTTGGTTTTCTTGTCGATTACCTCGATGGTGTTGCTCTGATCTACGGCGAGATAAATCTTGTTGCCATATACGATGCCATCATTGGCAGTATTACCGAGCGAACGACCGTTAGCAGCCTTGAATACTTTCTGTGTGGCTGTGCTTGAAGCATAGTCGATAGCTGTGAGAGAGCTCTCAATTTTGTTATACATGTTACCTGAATTCACGACATAAGCGCCCGTGCTGTACTCCTGGAGATAAGTCTTAGGACCATCGTTGTCGTCGCTACATGATGTCATCACTGCAGTACCCATCAAGAGCACCGCCAAACCTAATAAATACTTTTTCATTTTCTTTTTCTGTTTATATTTGAATCTAATTTGTTACTATCTAGAAGTTATACCCGATGCTTAACATCCAACTGCGGCGAGGCATCGGATAATGCCCTACGAGTTCATACTGCTCCGACAGCAGGTTCTTCACATCCATCCTGACCTTCACACCTCTCAGGGATTTCCCCAAAAGAGTCAGTCCGTCCAGCTGACGATAGAGCGTCAACCCCATGTCCCAGTAACCATCCACTTCGGTGCCGTCATAGTGCTCGTTGTTGGCCCATCGCTTGCTCATTCCTTGTCCATGGAGCGAGACATTCACCCAGGGATTCTCCCACCCCAAGGCAATACTGCCCGAGTGCAAAGGGATATAGGCTACTTGATTGCCATAATATTTGGACGAGCGGTCGGTATGGTTCACCACGTGCTGGTAGCTATACGACCCTTGCAGCGAGAGTTGCTGCCCCGGAGCCATCTGCCAGATACCACGCAAAGAGGCATCCGCGCCAACGACATCAACCCGTGCCAAGTTCACAGTACGCCAAACGAACATATTGTAAGGAACGCCCACAATCTTGTCGGTCACCCGATTGTAGTAGCCGTCCAGCGTTGCTTGAACATTCCATTCCTTGTAACGTAGGGATTCACCGTTTCCCCCACCTCCTGAAGAAGTTTTTTTCCACGTAAGCCCGACATTCAACTGTCGGGTTTTCTCAGGCTTCAGATCTGAACTTCCATAATGGAAGAAATAGTTCTCGTTGAAAGTAGGAACCCGGAAGATGTCCTTGTACGAAGCCCTGAGATAAAGCTCATCGCTGGCAGTACCATTTCCCAGGAGCCGATAAGAAAGCGAAAGCGATGGAGAAAGCCGGCGTGCATCCTTGGCAGCCTGTCCTGCTTTGGTAGGATTGGCGCTGCCTTGCTGAGTCTCTATCTTGCGCCCCACGCTGTTGAGGTAAACCGAAGCCAGCATTCTGGTAAGAGCCACCCATCTTCCCTTCGCATATCGGGCGGAGAGCGACTGCAGGATGCCATGTCGATGAGGTCGCAGGTCGGTGGCGAGAGTGCTGTTGAGCGAGTTCATCATCCAGTCGGCAGAGTAATCCACCGCCCAGCCGTCCCCCGGCATCCACATCAGTGCTGCCGAAGTATAATATTCCCTCTGCCAGTAGGTAGCATCATTGCGCCGATTTGCCACGAGCGTGTCCTGATAGGCAGAGCTCGCCCAGTTCATCTTGGCTTGCACCTTCAGCATCCAATGGTCATCAAAACTTCTGGCTTGCCATCTTGCCTGAGCAAAGGCGTTGCGGTCGTGCAACTGTTCGGCTGTTACATTGGTATAATATCTCACGATGCCAGGCAACTGTCGGTCGTTGTCATAATAGTAGAGCTTTGCCCACAATTGGTTCCGGCTCACACCATCGGCTCGTCTGCCCATCATCCAGTGCATATTCAGTTCGCCATGCCCCGAGTTCATACGACTGTTGGTTCTTCGCTCATGGGTAGTATATTTACCATTGTGCAAAATGAAAGGATAGTCGTTTTCGGCATAGGTGTACTCACCCATCGCCTGGAGAGTGAACCTATCTGACAATCTCTGCACATAGCGCAGATAAGGCGAGACATATCCGAAGGACCCCACCTGCAACTGAGTAGAGAGGTGAGGCTGTTTGTCGATGGGAATCTCGCTCATAGTCTCGATGGCAAGCAAAGCTGCCACCGAGGCTTGCCGAGCCGAAATGAAAATATCGTCGTTGTCACCAATGGTGAGTCGCAAAGTCTGCACCTGGTCGAGCGAATAACGGGACACATCAATTTCGCCGCCCTGACATTCACTGAGCAGCACACCATCGTAACTCACGCCCGTGTGTCCCGCTCCGAATCCACGCACAGCTACCGTCTTCATTCCTCCAGCTCCACCATAGTCGCGCAGATTGATGCCTGGCATTCGGTGCAAGGCGTCGGCCATATCCGTAACGCCGAGCCTTAACATATCCCCCTTGTCCAAAAGTTGGAGAGGCGATGTGCTCGTAAGTATCCGGTGCTGCCGAGCATTCACTTTTACTTCCTGCAAATGCTCGGTACGAATGGAATCTTGCCCCATACCCACTTGTGCATACAACAGTAGCAAGCCACCGAGACAAAATATCCTCAATGCCTTCATTCATTCTATCTTTTATATTATTATCTGTGTCTCCATCACGAACCCATCCCACGGGGTTGGATAGAATCATCGGAATCTCTTATCCTAAAGACACTCTTTCATCATATTGTTTCCGATGGCAACGGCAGGTCTTCTGACTTGCGTCCTCAAACTCATGGCAAGCGGTCTTCCCGAAAAATTGTCAGTGACCATGGTGCTTGCCGCAATAAGACGCTTACAGCAGCGGGACTGTCCGGGCTTCTCACCCGATTCCCTTTTAATCACTACGCACTCATCCTGCCTGAGGCGGCAGAAGGTGGCAGCGAACCAATTGCGGGTGCAAAGGTACTATAAAAAAATGAATAAAAAGATAACTTTATCCGCTTTTTTATTCCAGCAAGGATAAAATTATCTTTTTATTCAGAGTTCAGTTTATTCTTTTACGATTTCCAGGAGTTCTGCGAAATCATCGATGATCCATTCAGCAGAGGCGAGCTGCTGGCGGGTTCCGTTGCCATAAGTCACGGCACAGGCCTTGCAGCCGGCATGATGCGCCATATCTACATCGAAGGTCATATCGCCCACTACAAGGGTTTCATCTGCCGTTCCCTTCATCTCCTGCAATGCCTTGAAGACCATATCGGGTGCCGGCTTCACGTGCTTCACATCATCGCCTGCAACGATGGAAGAGAATATATCCTCCAGCTGCATCTGATGCACGTATCCATCCAGCGAGCAATGATTTCGACTGCTGGCCATACCCAATACAAACCCACAGCGATGCAACTCTCTCAGGGTTTCTATCACATGAGGAAACGGCTTTACGATCATCGTATTCTTGTTCTCCAGGAAAATCTCGCGATAGGTTGCTGCACATTCCATTCCCTCCTCAGCACTCATTCCAAAGAGCGAAACGAAGGCCTCATCCAATCGAAGACCGATGGTCTTGGCACAAGCCTCCTCCGATTTCACTTCCAGCTTTCTTGCACGCATCGTATCCTGCAAGGTCTTCACGATGAGACTCTGCGAATCGCCGATGGTTCCATCAAAATCAAAAATTATATACTTCATTATTCTTACCTTATTTGAAAACGGTCACAAAGGTACAGATTATAACTGAAACTACAAAGCAAATTGCTCACGAATTGCCTTTATTATATTATTACGAGCCACTTCTGGCTTCATCGCCTCATCCAATGGCATTTCTTCAGGAGTAACCTGAACAACTCTATCAAATCCTGCATCCAGCATAGCCTTTCTATCGCTAACTCCGCCCGATACTAGCCATATTTTCTGATTGGTAACATGCTCAAGAATTCTTTGCGGCAACTTCCCCATCAAGGTCTGACGGTCGCTATGACCTTCGCCCGTAATCACGAGATCAGCATCCTGAATGAACACATCAACCTCTATTTTCTCTAAAAGCAGTTCAGCCCCTGGACGAGCCTCTGCATTGAAATATTGCAGGAAAGCATAACCCAGTCCTCCGGCCGCACCAGCCCCAGGAACCATACTTCTATCATATCCGAAATGCTTGGCACTTACCTCGGCAAACTTCCTTGCCCTATCATCCAACATCTGCACCATCTTAGCATCAGCTCCCTTCTGAGGCGCAAAGACATGAGCCGCCCCATTTTCGCCGCAAAGCGAGTTGGTAACATCCGAAGCCAGCACAAAGCTGCATTCCTGTCGGATTTTCTTCCAGTCGTCGCCCATCGCCTTGAGCATTCCGATGCCGCAATCGGATGTGGCGCTGCCGCCCAAGCCCACGATGAAACGTCGCACGCCCCGGCGATAAGCATTCATTATCATCTCGCCCACGCCCCAGGAAGTAGCCTTCATCGGGTTGCGCTGTTCAGGCTCAATCAGAGCCAGTCCGGCGGTCTGCGCAATCTCGATAATCGCCGTATCATCCACGATTCCGTATTCCGCCTCAATCCATCTCATCAGCGCATCATGGGTATGAATCTTCACTCGATCTCCCTTCATTGCCGAGAGGAAAGCATCGAGCATTCCCTCTCCCCCATCACTCATTTCCAGGGTAATGATTTCGGGAGAAGCATCATCTGCATTCCATTCCTTCACTCCCGAAGCAATCGCCTCATTTACCTCTCTGCTCGAAAGGCAGCCCTTATAAGAGTCGCAAGCAATTATTATCTTCTTATATCCAGCCCCATCCATCAGTCTGAGACCATCATTTTTCCTATCCATATCCTATTTATATTATATCATTCCAAGAATCATCGCCTATCAAGCGATTCCCCTTTCAGCCCGCAAAATTAGCCATTATTCCTGAAACCACAAACCTTTTTTGGAAAAACTTTTAAAAACAGATGCTTCTGATAAGAGCTGATCTCTTTTCATATACTCTATTCAAGTTTCTTTACTTCAAAATATTGACATATCCCTTATTCTGTACCAATTCAGAATTTAAATCGATGCATTTCTGAGGAATCGGGAAGACAGTGGTGTAGCCGGAGGATTCACCCTGAAGAGGCGTACGGAGATCGTAGGCACCGGTAAATTTGCCGAAACGGATGAGATCCTGACGACGCCATCCTTCCCATACCAACTCCAGCAACCGCTCTTCCAGAATGTTATCGAGCGTAGCCTTACGGTAAGGCATTCCCACACGGGCACGAATCCTATTCAACTCCTCATCGCCATTCTCTCCGTTTCGGACCTTTGCCTCTGCCTTCATCAATAAAGCATCTGCATAGCGGAAAAGAACTATGTCGTTACTCTGCAACTTGCCGTCCATATAAGAGGTTCTATCCACTTCATACTTCGCCATCCTCGCTCCAGCCGTCTTGACAAACTTACTGTTGGTCAGGTTTTGAGCCACTTCAAAAGGCTGATACTCCAACGGCTTTCCATTATCCATCAGCAGTTCATGACCATCTACCTTTACCACTCCCGCCACAAAGTTCATCTTGCAACGGGCATCTTCATCAGCCTCGCCATAATGATTGGCTTTCATCGTAGAAATCGTGGCACAGGTACCATTCTCACTTCCCCATCCCAAGACACCGCCATGCGTATAATGGTAAGAGCGGAAGAGATAATGGAACTGGTTGGTATAGATATTCTTATCCATCGGAATCGTGAAGATATTCTCCTTCGATGTCTCATTATGCGTAGAGAAATTGAATGAATCATCCGACTCCAGGACATAGCCTTCTTCTGCCAGTTTATCACAATAATAAATGCAGGTTTCCCAGGCATTCAACTTCCTGCAGTCCGCCTTATCGCCATTACGCAAAGAGGCATCAGAAGCCGGCACAGAGAAATGAATGCCACTTCCCTTCGGACGGCTCGCATAACCCTGGGTCCAGTCATCATACATATAGATTTCTGCATTCAAAGCCAACTTCGCCAACAGAAAGTTGACTACCGGCTGGGTGATGCGACCATAATAATTGCCTTCCTTATTGCTGTGCTGGTCGGGAAGTGAAGGCAATACCTGCTGCAACTCCTGAAAGACAAACTGGAAGATAGAACTGCGATTTGTCTGACCTTGGAACAGGCTGGAATGGAGCTGTTCTGCACTGGAAAGGACCAATGGAACCCGACCGAACATGTCCATA includes these proteins:
- a CDS encoding RagB/SusD family nutrient uptake outer membrane protein, producing MKRYRFLFLLLAALSMTSCLDEHPKDQLDEDAIYGSASDIYINAVASLYNYIGGANESEGIQGTCRGIYDYNTLTTDEAMIPIRGGDWYDGGLWNAMYQHRWSADDQSLYDTWKYLYKVIVLANKSLDIISNKSALLSAAQQEEYRAEIRAIRAMFYYYAMDMFGRVPLVLSSAEQLHSSLFQGQTNRSSIFQFVFQELQQVLPSLPDQHSNKEGNYYGRITQPVVNFLLAKLALNAEIYMYDDWTQGYASRPKGSGIHFSVPASDASLRNGDKADCRKLNAWETCIYYCDKLAEEGYVLESDDSFNFSTHNETSKENIFTIPMDKNIYTNQFHYLFRSYHYTHGGVLGWGSENGTCATISTMKANHYGEADEDARCKMNFVAGVVKVDGHELLMDNGKPLEYQPFEVAQNLTNSKFVKTAGARMAKYEVDRTSYMDGKLQSNDIVLFRYADALLMKAEAKVRNGENGDEELNRIRARVGMPYRKATLDNILEERLLELVWEGWRRQDLIRFGKFTGAYDLRTPLQGESSGYTTVFPIPQKCIDLNSELVQNKGYVNILK
- a CDS encoding TonB-dependent receptor plug domain-containing protein, whose product is MGQDSIRTEHLQEVKVNARQHRILTSTSPLQLLDKGDMLRLGVTDMADALHRMPGINLRDYGGAGGMKTVAVRGFGAGHTGVSYDGVLLSECQGGEIDVSRYSLDQVQTLRLTIGDNDDIFISARQASVAALLAIETMSEIPIDKQPHLSTQLQVGSFGYVSPYLRYVQRLSDRFTLQAMGEYTYAENDYPFILHNGKYTTHERRTNSRMNSGHGELNMHWMMGRRADGVSRNQLWAKLYYYDNDRQLPGIVRYYTNVTAEQLHDRNAFAQARWQARSFDDHWMLKVQAKMNWASSAYQDTLVANRRNDATYWQREYYTSAALMWMPGDGWAVDYSADWMMNSLNSTLATDLRPHRHGILQSLSARYAKGRWVALTRMLASVYLNSVGRKIETQQGSANPTKAGQAAKDARRLSPSLSLSYRLLGNGTASDELYLRASYKDIFRVPTFNENYFFHYGSSDLKPEKTRQLNVGLTWKKTSSGGGGNGESLRYKEWNVQATLDGYYNRVTDKIVGVPYNMFVWRTVNLARVDVVGADASLRGIWQMAPGQQLSLQGSYSYQHVVNHTDRSSKYYGNQVAYIPLHSGSIALGWENPWVNVSLHGQGMSKRWANNEHYDGTEVDGYWDMGLTLYRQLDGLTLLGKSLRGVKVRMDVKNLLSEQYELVGHYPMPRRSWMLSIGYNF
- a CDS encoding glycerate kinase family protein — protein: MDRKNDGLRLMDGAGYKKIIIACDSYKGCLSSREVNEAIASGVKEWNADDASPEIITLEMSDGGEGMLDAFLSAMKGDRVKIHTHDALMRWIEAEYGIVDDTAIIEIAQTAGLALIEPEQRNPMKATSWGVGEMIMNAYRRGVRRFIVGLGGSATSDCGIGMLKAMGDDWKKIRQECSFVLASDVTNSLCGENGAAHVFAPQKGADAKMVQMLDDRARKFAEVSAKHFGYDRSMVPGAGAAGGLGYAFLQYFNAEARPGAELLLEKIEVDVFIQDADLVITGEGHSDRQTLMGKLPQRILEHVTNQKIWLVSGGVSDRKAMLDAGFDRVVQVTPEEMPLDEAMKPEVARNNIIKAIREQFAL
- a CDS encoding YncE family protein, translated to MKKYLLGLAVLLMGTAVMTSCSDDNDGPKTYLQEYSTGAYVVNSGNMYNKIESSLTAIDYASSTATQKVFKAANGRSLGNTANDGIVYGNKIYLAVDQSNTIEVIDKKTKQSIKQIKTTDLLGKAEGAEPRHIIADGGKVYFTTYGGYVAAVDTTDFALQKKWKVGNYPEGLVFGNGNLYVANSNYAAGGGNISCINLSNDNVETKNIEGVNNPTSIYYAAGLLYVLDNQYYDASYNAYGENALRAVSFAEGKSQKVADGNYAVCVTTGAATTRDVEVVRPHFFVLNAPYGGTPSVSVLVVGSTQAQTMTLSEMPVSPCGIFADPLNGHIFVLSYRLGDKGNPDYNGNGYVVEYDRAGQKQHEYETGVGSCAMFFDSAYKTAYTE
- a CDS encoding HAD family hydrolase, encoding MKYIIFDFDGTIGDSQSLIVKTLQDTMRARKLEVKSEEACAKTIGLRLDEAFVSLFGMSAEEGMECAATYREIFLENKNTMIVKPFPHVIETLRELHRCGFVLGMASSRNHCSLDGYVHQMQLEDIFSSIVAGDDVKHVKPAPDMVFKALQEMKGTADETLVVGDMTFDVDMAHHAGCKACAVTYGNGTRQQLASAEWIIDDFAELLEIVKE